One Oryza glaberrima chromosome 10, OglaRS2, whole genome shotgun sequence DNA segment encodes these proteins:
- the LOC127752514 gene encoding uncharacterized protein LOC127752514 gives MTRMRCIPGLLAGRRKKRVVADAKKASGDCLKVKPVEFIDSPAAECGDGKVAPCDVKVVVDDTVVTALAATKGGGGGDDHGGDMALAKRGSMSSDFEFEFHAHEKPDGHGVPAGASPDAVIASGKEVVVADASPKLKRSCSNIETKRPGAHDAAAEAAPARSRSYGDLGNLPGGVGGGISLETTPRGAAPQAEASPASVRTSRTADRVMLKKRSSSQVLPSRSRKLWWRLFLWSHRNLHRPSPAARPAAAACTPAGHHGGGGYTSDTLEEGPAAAAADRKNKKVMVDDSPPIPNQWVAFSADNSLHDRISAWVNSIDNDTFRIAEEDNDDHHHHHYHGDADDDDGEHAMEHGDCVARAPRALEIGESSGKGHGKSKRSTAADEVAQANTIIQSLNAFSSVAHISGMGLKVVPMIAPFSSLRAVNLSGNFIVHISPGSLPKGLHSLDLSRNKIANIEGLRELTKLRVLNLSYNRISRIGHGLSGCTALRELYLAGNKISDVEGLHRLLKLAVLDLGFNKVTTARALGQLVANYHSLRALNLVGNPVQANVGDDALRRAVTGLLPHLAYLNKQPVKPRGAAPADGAVSRAALEAGGAGGGSRSAQKRSSAAAASRRLGQRGEGSGSGRSRSKGRQPSSSLPARR, from the exons ATGACCAGGATGAGGTGCATCCCGGGTCTGCTCGCCGGCAGGAGGAAGAAACGAGTG GTTGCTGATGCCAAGAAGGCTAGTGGGGATTGTCTCAAGGTGAAGCCGGTGGAGTTCATCGACTCGCCGGCCGCCGAATGCGGCGACGGAAAGGTCGCGCCGTGCGATGTCaaggtcgtcgtcgacgacacGGTTGTCACCGCCTTGGCGGCGAccaaaggaggcggcggcggcgacgatcatGGCGGCGACATGGCGTTGGCGAAGAGGGGCAGCATGTCGTCTGACTTCGAGTTCGAGTTCCACGCACACGAGAAGCCCGACGGACATGGCGTCCCCGCCGGCGCCTCGCCGGACGCGGTGATCGCGAGCGggaaggaggtggtggtggccgacgCGTCGCCGAAGCTGAAGCGGTCGTGCTCCAACATCGAGACGAAGCGGCCGGGCGcgcacgacgcggcggcggaggcggcgccggcgcggtcgaGATCCTACGGCGACCTCGGGAACCtgcccggcggcgtcggcggcggcatctccCTGGAGACAaccccgcgcggcgcggcgccgcagGCGGAGGCGAGCCCGGCGTCGGTGAGGACGTCGCGCACCGCCGACCGCGTGATGCTGAAGAAGCGTTCGTCGAGCCAGGTGCTCCCGTCGCGGAGCCGCAAGCTGTGGTGGCGGCTCTTCCTCTGGAGCCACCGCAACCTgcaccgcccgtcgccggcggcgcgccccgcggccgccgcgtgcACACCCGCgggccaccacggcggcggcggctacaccTCCGACACGCTGGAGGaaggcccggccgccgccgccgccgaccgcaaGAACAAGAAGGTGATGGTCGACGACTCGCCGCCGATCCCCAACCAGTGGGTCGCCTTCTCCGCCGACAACTCCCTCCACGACCGCATCAGCGCGTGGGTGAACAGCATCGACAACGACACGTTCCGCATCGCCGAGGAAGAcaacgacgaccaccaccaccaccattaccacggcgacgccgacgacgacgacggcgagcacgcCATGGAGCACGGTGACTGCGTGGCGCGGGCGCCGCGCGCCCTGGAGATCGGCGAGTCGTCGGGGAAGGGGCACGGCAAGTCGAAGCGTTCCacggccgccgacgaggtcgccCAGGCCAACACCATCATCCAGTCGCTCAACGCGTTCTCGTCGGTGGCGCACATCTCCGGCATGGGCCTCAAGGTGGTGCCGATGATCGCGCCGTTCTCCAGCCTCCGCGCCGTCAACCTCTCCGGCAACTTCATCG TTCATATCTCGCCGGGATCGCTGCCCAAGGGCCTTCACTCGCTCGATCTGTCGCGGAACAAGATCGCCAACATCGAGGGGCTCCGGGAGCTGACCAAGCTGCGCGTTCTCAACCTCAGCTACAACCGGATCTCGCGCATCGGCCACG GGCTGTCGGGGTGCACGGCGCTGAGGGAGCTGTACCTGGCGGGGAACAAGATCAGCGACGTGGAGGGGCTGCACCGGCTGCTGAAGCTGGCGGTGCTGGACCTGGGGTTCAACAAGGTCACCACGGCGAGGGCGCTGGGCCAGCTGGTGGCCAACTACCACTCCCTCCGCGCCCTCAACCTCGTCGGCAACCCCGTCCAGGCCaacgtcggcgacgacgcccTCCGCAGGGCCGTCACgggcctcctcccccacctcgccTACCTCAACAAGCAGCCCGTCAAgccccgcggcgccgcccccgccgacgGCGCCGTGTCGCGCGCCGCGctcgaggccggcggcgccgggggaggCTCCCGGAGCGCGCAGAAGCGGTCGtccgctgcggcggcgtcgcggaggcTGGGGCAGCGCGGCgaggggagcgggagcgggaggagcAGGTCCAAGGGGAGGCAGCCGTCGAGCAGCTTGCCGGCGAGGAggtga